GACTACTTTCGCATCGTTTTCTAGTTTCATTAAGCGGACACCTAATGTTGCGCGACCGGTTTGTGAAACAGAAGCAACGTTAAAGCGGATAATAACACCCTTATTGGTTACAAGCATAATATCTTCGTCACCACCAACTGTCGTTAAACCAGCTAATGGACCATTTTTAGGGGTGATATTGGCAGTTTTAATCCCTTTACCCCCACGACCTTTGACAGGGTACTCAGCGCCTGCTGTGCGCTTGCCATAACCGTTTTCTGTAATCACTAATACTTCTTTGTCGTCTGTGATAACTGAAACGCCAACGACAAAATCATTTTCTCTTAAGCGAATCCCCCGAACACCTGAAGCCGTTCGTCCCATATCGCGGACAGCTTCTTCTTTAAAGGTAACCGAATAACCAGCATGGGTACCAATAATCATGGTGTCGTCGCCGCTTGTTTCTAAAACATCGACTAATTCATCGTTTTCTTTTAAATTAATGGCAATTAAACCGTTACTGCGAATATTGCTAAAGGCATCCACAGAAGTTCGTTTTACTACCCCTAATAAGGTCGTAAAGAACAAATATTTATTGTCGCTTTGACCACTAACTGCAATAATTGTCTGAATTTTTTCGGCAGAATCAATACCTAATAAGTTGATAACTGGAATTCCTTTTGCAGTCCTGCCGTATTCTGGAATTTCATATCCTTTGGCTTTGTAAACTTTACCGGCATTGGTGAAAAATAGCAATGTATCATGAGTTGAACAAGAAACTAAAGTTTTCACGAAGTCTTCATCGTGAACACCCATTCCCTGAACGCCACGGCCACCACGACGTTGCGCGCGAAATTCGCTGTTGGCTAGTCGTTTGATATAACCGTTGTTGGTCAATGTAATCACAACTTCTTCTTCTTCGATTAAGTCTTCGTCTTCTAAACTTAGCACTTCACCGACTAAAAGTTCTGTCCGGCGTTTGTCTCCAAAGCGTTGGGTTAATTCACCTAATTCAGTTTGAATGATTTCATTTACGCGTTCTGGACGCGCTAAAATGTCAGCTAAATCTTTAATTAGAGCCAATAGTTCTTGGTATTCTTTTTCGATTTTGTCCCGTTCCAAACCGGTTAAACGACGTAAGCGCATATCTAAAATCGCTTGCGCTTGGCGGTCGGACAATTCGAATTTTGCCATTAAAGTATTTTTAGCTTCATCATCGGTATTGGATCTACGAATGATCGCAATAATTTCATCAATGTGATCTAAGGCGATCCGCAAGCCCTCTAAAATATGAGCACGGGCTTCTGCTTTAGCTTTATCAAAGGCTGTTCTGCGAGTCACCACTTCTTGTTGGTGCTCCACATAGTTTTCCAAAATGCGTTTTAAGCTTAAAATCTTTGGTACGCCTTTTTCAATAGCCAACATGTTAAAGCCAAAAGAAGATTGCAGCGCTGTTAATTTGTAAAGGTTATTCAAAATAACAGAAGCTGAAACATCCCGGCGCACGTCAATGACAATCCGCATCCCTTCACGGCTTGATTCATCCCGTAAATCCGTGATGCCTTCAATTCGTTTATCTCGATGTAACTCTGAGATACGTTCAATCAATTTCGCTTTATTGACCATGTAAGGCAATTCTGTCACTAAAATTCGTTCTTTGCCGTTTGGCATGTCCATAACTTCAACGCGACCGCGCACGGTAATGGAACCTTTCCCTGTTTCATAGGCACGGCGAATACCGGATTTACCCATGACTAAACCACCGGTTGGGAAATCTGGTCCGGGTAAAACTTCCATCAATTCATTGGTTGTCACCTCCGGATTTTCCATTAATAAATTAATCGCTGCGGTTACTTCGTTTAAATTATGAGGTGGAATATTGGTTGCCATCCCAACAGCAATCCCAGTAGTTCCGTTAACTAACAGATTAGGAAATCTTGCGGGTAAAACTTCTGGTTCACGTTCGGTATCATCGTAGTTGCTGGTGAAATCAACCGTATCTTTATTGATGTCTCGCAACATTTCCAAAGCTAATTTACTCATTCTAGCTTCGGTATACCGCATAGCAGCGGCCCCGTCACCATCGACAGAACCAAAGTTACCATGCCCGTCTACTAACATATAACGATAGCTAAATGGTTGCGCCATCCGTACCATGGACTCATAAATCGCAGAGTCGCCGTGGGGGTGATATTTACCCATAACGTCCCCGACGATTCTGGCTGATTTTTTATGGGGTTTGTCTGTTGTTACACCTAATTCATTCATCCCATATAAAATCCGGCGGTGAACCGGTTTTAAACCATCCCGAACGTCTGGCAATGCCCGCGCTACAATAACACTCATGGCGTAATCGATAAATGAGTTTTTCATTTCACTACTCAAATTGACGTCATGAATATGGGCTTTATTATCTTCCAAGTGTTTCACTCCTAACTGAGATGTTTAAACAACACCAGCGGTCTTTGACTGCCTTTAGCAGCGCTAAAATAAAAATGCTGTTGTTGTTTAAACTCGACTTTTCTAGCAAAAATAATTGATTGGCTTTAACCTTTGGCAAAATAAAATGGATCATGACGACCTCATTTTAGATTGCAAAAAATGTAAGGCCTCATCATAATTTCAAAAGAATTTCA
The DNA window shown above is from Enterococcus montenegrensis and carries:
- the gyrA gene encoding DNA gyrase subunit A, coding for MKNSFIDYAMSVIVARALPDVRDGLKPVHRRILYGMNELGVTTDKPHKKSARIVGDVMGKYHPHGDSAIYESMVRMAQPFSYRYMLVDGHGNFGSVDGDGAAAMRYTEARMSKLALEMLRDINKDTVDFTSNYDDTEREPEVLPARFPNLLVNGTTGIAVGMATNIPPHNLNEVTAAINLLMENPEVTTNELMEVLPGPDFPTGGLVMGKSGIRRAYETGKGSITVRGRVEVMDMPNGKERILVTELPYMVNKAKLIERISELHRDKRIEGITDLRDESSREGMRIVIDVRRDVSASVILNNLYKLTALQSSFGFNMLAIEKGVPKILSLKRILENYVEHQQEVVTRRTAFDKAKAEARAHILEGLRIALDHIDEIIAIIRRSNTDDEAKNTLMAKFELSDRQAQAILDMRLRRLTGLERDKIEKEYQELLALIKDLADILARPERVNEIIQTELGELTQRFGDKRRTELLVGEVLSLEDEDLIEEEEVVITLTNNGYIKRLANSEFRAQRRGGRGVQGMGVHDEDFVKTLVSCSTHDTLLFFTNAGKVYKAKGYEIPEYGRTAKGIPVINLLGIDSAEKIQTIIAVSGQSDNKYLFFTTLLGVVKRTSVDAFSNIRSNGLIAINLKENDELVDVLETSGDDTMIIGTHAGYSVTFKEEAVRDMGRTASGVRGIRLRENDFVVGVSVITDDKEVLVITENGYGKRTAGAEYPVKGRGGKGIKTANITPKNGPLAGLTTVGGDEDIMLVTNKGVIIRFNVASVSQTGRATLGVRLMKLENDAKVVTMAAVEAEPAEPETESVETTETSDATIDAKADTNSPATNDAGDEDSAE